From Sphingomonas sp. PAMC26645:
GCGCCGGCCTGTCCAGCCGCCGCCCGCGCCGCGCGGATCTGCCATTCGGCCATGTCGCGCCAAGTCGCCACGTCGCGCGCGGCGATCGCCTGTTGCGCGAGTCCGATCAGGATGACGAACGCGCCCAGCACCGCGACCGCGACCGCCAGGTAATAGCCATGTGCCCAGATCGCACGCAGCCAGAAGCCATAGATGACCGTGACGATCACCACGATCAGCGCCACCAGGCAGATCGCATCGATGAGCCGACCGATCCGCTTGGGCCACCGCGATTGGTTGAGGCCATGGTGAAGAGGGTCGGGCACGCCGCAATCCTGTCAGAGAAGATCCGGATCGGCAACCGATCGGAGGTGCTTCGCAAGCGACGCATTCGATACCCGCGCGGCGCCGGGACGGATCGTTCAGATTTGTACAGTCGCGGACGATAACGCGCGGGCTGCGGCGTCCCGCTCGCGATCGGTCAGCGCCAATGCCGTCGTCGCGCCGGTCTTTGCGGACAGGAACGCCGCCTCGACGACGGCCATCACCGCCAACGCTTCGATCGGCGCGACCGGATTTCTCGCGGCTCCCCGAACCGCCGCCGCGATGCCCCGATAATAATGGCGCTGGTCGCCGGGTATCGCGCGCTGTTCGCGTTGCCCGTTGGCGACGTGGATCACGAGCGGATCGGGATCCTCGCCCCAGTTCGCGTCGCCCGGCCGCATTCCGCTTAGAAGTTGCGCCTCCTGGCGGTCGGCGCAGTGCTTCGTCATGCTGCCGGCGGTGCCGTGCACGGTGAACCGGTCGACGCCGCCCGCGACAAGCATGCTCGCCTGGAGGATCACGCGGCGATGGCCATAGGACAGGACGACGTGCGCCCAATCGTCCGTCATCGCGCCCGGCCGCTGCGTCGCGATCGATGCCTGGACCGTGTCCGGCAGGCCGAACAGGAGCAATGCCTGATGGACCAGATGCGGACCGAGATCGTACCAGACGCCGCTGCCCGGGCCCGACCGCTCGCGCCAGCGGTCGCGGACGTCCGGCCGGAACCGGTCGAAATGCGATTCGAAATGCGTGACGTCGCCGACGATGCCTGCGTCGATCGCGGCGCGAACGGTGAGGAAATCGCTGTCCCAGCGCCGGTTGTGGAAGACGGACAACAGCACGCCCCGATCTTCCGCCAGCGCGACAAGCCCGCGCGCTTCGTCGAGGTCGAGCGTGAACGGCTTGTCGATCACGACGTGCTTCCCCGTCGCGATCGCTGCCTGCGCGAGCGGTGCATGCGTTTCGTTCGGCGTGGCGATCACGACGAGGTCGATGTCCTCGGCCGCGATCAGCGCGTGCGGATCGGCGTGGACCGCCATCCCCGGAAAGTCCGCCTGCACTTTCCCGGCATCGCTGGACGACACCGCGCGAAGTTCGAGCCCCGCGACCGATGCTATCAACGGGGCATGGAAGGTCTTGCCCGAGAACCCGTATCCGATCAGCCCGACGCGCACGGGGCAGGCTCGCTCGTCCGTCATGCTCATCGCCTCAGTCCATGCCCGCGCGGATCGCCGCCGCCGCAAGGAACGGCGCACCCGCGACGAGCACGAGGCTGACCGCGGCGAGCAGCTTCACCGCGCCCGCACCGCCGGCCGGATCAAGCGACCCCGCGCCGAAGATCAGCAATGGTACCGCGAGCGGCAGCATCACGAGGCCCGTCACCGCCCCGCCGCCACGCACGCCCGCGACCAGCGTACTCGTCGCGACCGCGAGTGCGGCGAGGCCGGGCGTGCCGATCAGCAAGCCGATCTCGACGCGGAGCAGCGTGTCGGCCGACAGGTTGAGCAGGCCGGCGGCGATCATCGCAGCGAGCATCAGGGGGGGGCCGAAGCTCAGCCAGTGCGCGATCGTCTTCGCGAAGGCGACCAGCGCGAGCGACATCCCGCGGACGACGAACTGGTCGAACACCCCCGCCTCCAGATCGGGACCGACGAGGCGCTCGACCGGCAGCAAGGCGGCAAGCAGCGCTGCCGTCCAGATCACCCCGCCGCCGATCCGCGCGAGCAACGCCGCGTCGGGGCCGATCGCGAACGGGAACAGCGTCGCGACCAGCAGGAAGAACGCGACCACCAGCGTCGCGCCGCCGCTTGACACGCTGCGATGCAGATCGCGGCGAATCAGCGCGATCACAACGCGATCTCCCGCGCGGCAGGGATCGCTAGCGACAGGTGCGTGGCAACCAACGCAATGCCGCCGGTGGCGCGGTGCTCGGCGATCAGCGTTTCCAGTCGAGCGACCGACACCGTGTCGAGCCCGTTGGCGGGTTCGTCGAGCAGCCACACAGGCGCCCCGCTGGCGGCAACGCGCGCGATCGCCGCGCGGCGGCGTTGCCCGGTCGACAGCAAGCGGACCGGAATGTCCGCGAGCGCATCCAGATCGAGGGCGGACAGCGCGTGCGCGATCCGGGTATCGGGGGCGGGTGCATTGTCCAGCGCGGCCCAGAAACAGAGTGCCGCGGCCAGCTTGCGATCCGCGTCGAGCGCGCTCGCTTCGGTCAGCAACGCCTGCG
This genomic window contains:
- a CDS encoding oxidoreductase codes for the protein MTDERACPVRVGLIGYGFSGKTFHAPLIASVAGLELRAVSSSDAGKVQADFPGMAVHADPHALIAAEDIDLVVIATPNETHAPLAQAAIATGKHVVIDKPFTLDLDEARGLVALAEDRGVLLSVFHNRRWDSDFLTVRAAIDAGIVGDVTHFESHFDRFRPDVRDRWRERSGPGSGVWYDLGPHLVHQALLLFGLPDTVQASIATQRPGAMTDDWAHVVLSYGHRRVILQASMLVAGGVDRFTVHGTAGSMTKHCADRQEAQLLSGMRPGDANWGEDPDPLVIHVANGQREQRAIPGDQRHYYRGIAAAVRGAARNPVAPIEALAVMAVVEAAFLSAKTGATTALALTDRERDAAARALSSATVQI
- a CDS encoding heme exporter protein CcmB; its protein translation is MIALIRRDLHRSVSSGGATLVVAFFLLVATLFPFAIGPDAALLARIGGGVIWTAALLAALLPVERLVGPDLEAGVFDQFVVRGMSLALVAFAKTIAHWLSFGPPLMLAAMIAAGLLNLSADTLLRVEIGLLIGTPGLAALAVATSTLVAGVRGGGAVTGLVMLPLAVPLLIFGAGSLDPAGGAGAVKLLAAVSLVLVAGAPFLAAAAIRAGMD
- the ccmA gene encoding heme ABC exporter ATP-binding protein CcmA, which gives rise to MSLTFRDVACVRGGRLLFSGVSFDLGPGDAAIVIGPNGVGKSSLIRIAAGLLAPFEGNVACDTPQALLTEASALDADRKLAAALCFWAALDNAPAPDTRIAHALSALDLDALADIPVRLLSTGQRRRAAIARVAASGAPVWLLDEPANGLDTVSVARLETLIAEHRATGGIALVATHLSLAIPAAREIAL